The nucleotide window ATACTCTCCAAAAACTGGTGAAACAACGCAAAGACGCCGCTCAGCAATTCAAAGATGGTGGTCGCCCCGAACTCGCTGAAAAGGAAGAAGCAGAAATCGCACTTCTACAAGCCTATTTGCCCGAGCAAATGTCCGAAGACGCCATTCGTGCGGAAGTCAAAGCCACCAAAGAAGCACTCGGTATCACCGACAAAAGTGGCCTTGGAAAGCTCATGGGGGCTCTGATGGGCAAGCTCAAAGGCAAGGCGGATGGAGGACTCATCAAGAAGATTGTGGAAGAGGAACTTTAAACGTTCCTTTTAAGCCACACTTTTTTCACCGCAGGAATCGTGAGCGTCGACAAAAAGAATCCGACACTCGGCACGATGGCGTTCACGAAAATATTTCCAATCCCCGTCGTCCAAAACACCAATACCATCACGGTGTAGGTCAAAATCAAAACAAGCACTTTGCGCGTCCAACTCGTTTCCCATGCCTTATCGGCCTCCACTTTTTTATTGCGGGCCTTGAGTTGATCGATCTCAGACAGTAGGTCTTCTATCGTAGCCATAAGTTTTGGTGCCGAAAGTGGGGGTCGAACCCACACTCCCGATGAAGGGAACGGGATTTTGAGTCCCGCGCGTCTGCCAGTTTCGCCATTTCGGCACGGGCGCAAAATTACAGCATTTTTCCGTGCAAAACAAGAAGCATTGTGCTATCTTGCCCGCACACTTATCCACTCGCTATGGCTTCAAAGTCCAACAACACTCAAACTCTTGTAATCGGTCTCAGTTTTTTGGCCGTCGGTCTCATCTTAGGCCTGATGCTCGCAAATAAAGTGGTCGTCGACAGTCAAAGCACAGAAAGTAACGAGACGGTGAATGTGGAACAACTGGAAACAGTTTCCGTCAGTGAAGACGATGACGCTTCCATCGGTTCTGATGATGCACCCGTAACCATTATTGAATTCAGCGATTTTCAATGTTACTGGTGTGGACGCTTCCATGCAGACACGCTTCCTTCTCTCCTTAAGAACTATGTAGATGCAGGCATTGTGCGCCTCGTGATTCGGGACTTCCCCGCGGGAAGCCACCCTGAAGCCAAGTTGGCCGCTCAATCGGCTGAATGTGTGAGGGCTTATACTATGGAGGAAGATCCAGACCTCGCGTACTTTGAAATGCACGATCTTTTATTCAACAATCAAACCGCTTGGTCCGGCAAATCCGACGCCAAGGAGCAACTCATTGCCTTAGCTAAAGACAATTTGGACGTCGACATTAAAAACTGTCTCGATACAGAAGAGATGCAAGCAGAAGTGGAAGCCGATTATGTAGCGGGTAGGAGTTATGGCATAGGCGGTACGCCCACTTTCTTCGTGAACGGAAAGAAATTGGTGGGAGCTTGGCCTTATGAAACCTTCGAAACCGTGATCAAGGCCCTTCGCTAAATCAAGATCAAAATTTAATCCGAATCTTATGTTTTTCGATGAAGTGTCCCTAGAATTGGAAGGAGGAAAAGGCGGCAATGGAGCCCTATTTTTTCACCGCGAAAAATACGTGGAAGCCGGCGGGCCTGACGGAGGAGACGGGGGCAATGGAGGCAGCCTGGTTTTAGAAGCGGATGAAAACTACAACACCCTCCAGCACTTCATGGGGAAGAAGCATTACAAAGCTCACAATGGAGAAAATGGCTTCAAAAACGATATGGCCGGCCATGCAGGGGAAGACTTGGTTTTAAAGGTGCCCGTGGGCACTCTTGTGCACGATAAAGAATCGGACGAAGTGATTGCAGATCTCGATAAAAATGGTCTCAAACTCAAAGTCGCCGCAGGGGGGCGAGGGGGTTACGGGAATGGACACTTTGGTTCCAGTACACGGCAAGCCCCCATGTTTGCGGAGCTCGGAGACATTGGGGAATTTCGCAGTGTACGCCTGGAGCTCCGCTTGGTTGCGGATGTGGGTCTAGTGGGTTTTCCCTCCGCAGGCAAATCGACCCTCATTTCTCACGTCTCAGCAGCCAAACCCAAAGTGGCGGCTTACCCTTTCACCACCCTCATCCCCAACCTTGGAGTGGTGCACCTAAGTCAATTCGGCGGCAGCGAGCAGCAAAGTTTTGTGATCGCCGACATGCCGGGAATCATTGAGGGCGCTTCCGAAGGCAAGGGGCTGGGAGATGCTTTTTTAAAACACATTTCGCGCACCGCAACCCTTGTATTTGTGCTCGATCCTTTCTGTTACGAAAACCTCACTTTGATTCAGCAATTTGAAATTCTACAAAAAGAACTCAAAGCTCACAATCCAGCCCTGCTTAAAAAAGATTATTTCGTGGTCATGAATAAAATCGATTCCATCCCTGAAGCCGATCGTGAAGCTCTTAAAAAAGAATTCCTCAAAGCTTATCCCAAACTCAAATCCAAGTTCCGACTCATTTCGGGTGTCAGTGGGGAAGGTTTGGAAAAATTCATCTTTGAACTCGAAAAAACCGTCAGCGAAACGCGTGAAAAAAATGAAACACCCCGTACCGTGAATGAAGATTTTATGGAATACGTGCCCACACGTTTTGTGGATGAAAACAACTTTGACGTCGAAGCAATGTACGAAGTAGACGCCCTTACTTTTGAAGAACCCGTCTTAGGTCAAATTCTAGATGCCGAGACCTTGCCCAAGCGTAATCTTTATAAAGTGACAGGAAAACGCATCGAACAAATTTCCCGCATGACCAGTCCAGAGTACCCCGATGCCATCATGCGCGTGGCCGACGTTCTTAAAAAAATGGGCATTCATAAAATGCTCATTAGAAAAGGAGCCATGAACGGAGATTTCGTTAAAATAGGGCCACGCTTTTACGAATTTCACGAACTTTAATACCCATGAAAGTGATCTGCGGCCTGGGGAACCCAGGGGAAAAATATGAAAAAACTCGCCACAACGTGGGCTTTCGTGCCCTGGATGCTTTTGCTCAAAAAAACGAATTTCCACCTTTTGAATTGCGTGGCAAAGCCTGGATCTCTGAAAAGGGGCAAGGTTTTAAAAAAGTTCTGCTGCTCAAACCGGTCACATTCATGAATCTTTCAGGCGAAGCGGTTCAAGAAGTGCTACAATTTTATAAACTGGAACCCAAAAACTTGCTTGTGGTTTACGACGATGTCGATTTGCCACTCGGCACCTTGCGTTATCGTGAAAAAGGTTCTGCGGGCACTCACAATGGAATGAAATCGCTCATTCAAAATCTCGCAACCCTCGACTTCCCACGTTTGCGCATCGGCATTGAATCTCGAGGTCAAAGCGCTCCCGAGCAAATGCCCCTGGATGCCTTTGTTCTGGCTCCTTTTACCGAAGAAGAAGAAAGCGTGCTTAAAAATGAAATTCCCAAAGTCTGTCTGCAAATGGAAGAATGGCTCGTAAAATAAAATAAGCTTGCAAAGGCCCATATTTTTCCTTAAAGTAACCCAGCATTTATCTAAATTCTTATGTTCGCAGTCGTTTATTTTGGAGGTAAGCAGTACAAAGTTCGTGAAAAAGATGAGCTTGAAGTGGAAAAATTAGATTTGGAAGCGGGAAAAAACTTCAAAATCAACGAGGTGCTTTTGATGGCGGAAGAAGATGGGAGTGAAGTGAAGCTCGGCATGCCTTTTGTGGTTGGGGCTCATGTAGAATGCCAGGTGGTGGAACAAGGTTTGGGTGAAAAGATCCGTGTGTTCAAGATGAAAGCCAAAAAGCGTTATCACAAAACTCAAGGGCACCGTCAAGCTTTCACGGCCATTAAAGTCTTGAAAATTTCTGCGGTAGAAAGGAAGACGTCTGTTCCAGCAAAAGAAGAAGAAGACAAAGAGGTGAAAGCCGAGCCTAAAGCAGAAAAGGTAGAAAAAAAGACGGTGGCTAAGAAACCAGCAGCTAAAAAAACGGCGAAAAAGGATTAAAGGTCCTCTAAAGGCTAAGGCAAAACACTTTTCCTGGTTCTTGCTATTGACTTGCAGATTTTTTTTTGGTCTAATATCTGGGATATGGAAACCAACACAGAATCAAACAGCAGCTTCGAACATTTAGGACTCCATCCCAAACTCCTCGACGCCCTTCAACGCCTCAAACTCAGCACTCCTACGCCGATTCAACATCAGGCTATTCCTGTGGCAACCGCCGGAAAAGACATGATAGGAATTGCGCAAACCGGTACGGGTAAAACCTTTGCATTTGGATTGCCCATGTTGCAACGCTTGATGGGTGGCACTGGTTTTCAAGGATTGATCTTAGTTCCAACCCGTGAATTGGCCATTCAAGTGGAAGAAGGCCTTCTTAAAGTGGCCGGACATTTGGGACTGTGCACCGCTTTGCTCATTGGCGGAGCCCCCATTTTCAAACAAAAGCGTCAACTCAAAGCTCGGGTGAATGTTATTATTGCAACGCCTGGACGACTCATCGATCATCTCAAGCAAAAAAACTTAAATCTCGCCAAGGTGAGCATTTTGGTTTTGGACGAAGCGGATCGCATGCTCGACATGGGTTTTGAACCTCAAATTCGTGAAATTTTAAAACAAGTACCTCAAGAACGCCAAACCATGATGTTCTCGGCCACCATGCCCGCCAACCTCACACAAATGGCACACTCTTACATGAAGAGCCCACTCCGCATTGAATTGGCCCCTGCGGGAACCGCTTCTGAGCAGGTGGAACAAGCTTTTCTAGTGCTTCCTAAAGAGGAGAAAATCAAAGAACTCAGAGCTTTACTCACCACGTTTAAAGAGACTGTTTTAGTTTTCACTCGCACCAAGCACGGAGCCTCAAAGCTCACTCGCGCTTTGCAAGACGCCGGATTCACAGCGGCTGAAATTCATTCCGACCGCACGCTCGGTCAAAGGAGAAAGGCCTTGGAGGGATTTAAAACAGGTTATTATCGAATTTTAGTGGCCACCGACATTGCCGCTCGTGGCATCGACGTGAAGGAAATTGGAATGGTGGTGAATTTCGACCTGCCTGAAAATGCAGAGGATTACGTGCATCGCATCGGACGCACGGGCCGAGCAGGCCACGAAGGGGTTGCACTTTCTTTTGCCACACCTGATCAACGCAAAGATCTAGAACTCATTCAACGCCTGATTCGAAAGGAATTGGACGTGCATTTTAGAGTTCCCTTTGAAGCGCACGCTCCTCGTTCTCGTGGAGCTAAATTTCGACGCAATCCTCGAGGGGGTTATTCCGCCGGAACTTCATCTAGACCTTCTCGCTCTCGTGGAGCTTCCCATCATCGTCGCCGTCGCTAAAGCCAAAGAAAGGACGAGGACAATGCATTTGACTCCGACTGACTTTATGCTAAGATTCAGTCTTTAACACCTCTTATGCAAACTAAAAAACGCCTTTCATTCTTTGCTTTGGCCTTGAGTTTCGTTTTAGTCCTTCCGGTTCAAGCGGTTTCTTTGACCAGCACCTCAGAGGGTGGTTACGCCATTCAAGAATTTGTCGGAGAATGGACTTCTGATCTTGCTGGAGCCAGTGTGGCAGCTGCAGGGGACGTGGATGGTGATGGTTACGATGATTTTTTGGTAGGTGCTCCTCAAAATAGTGATGCCGCTACTAATGCAGGGGCTACTTATTTAGTGTATGGCCCTATTTACCAAACGGCTAACGAAACTCGCATACCCAATTTTCCATTATTGGGTGGTAGCTCAATAGTTGCAGAATTCTCTGGTGAAGCGGAGTCGTCTTATTCAGGTTCATCCGTAGCGGGCGTAGGAGATGTCAATGCGGATGGATACGACGATTTTGTGATTGGCGCTTACGCTTACTCCTCCGGAGAAGAAACCTACGAAGGGGCAGCGTACCTTGTGTATGGGCAATCCACCCGTTATACCTCTGTTTCCTTAAGCTCTAGTTCTGTCGTTCGTTTTCTTGGGGAGGCTGAAAGTTCAGCTGGAACTTCAGTTTCGGCTGCTGGTGATGTGAACAACGATGGCTATGAAGATTTTCTTATTGGAGCCCCTTATTACAGCAATACCAATGGTTGGGTTGGAGCCACCTATTTGGTTTTAGGACGAAGTACGCGCTATCAAGATAGAACTTTAGGCAGTGCCAACTCTATTAAACGTTTTGTAGGAGCCACCACGGACAGCCTTTCAGGCACTTCGGTGGCTGGGGGTGACATTGATGCCGATGGATACAGTGATGTCATCATTGGAGCTCCAGCAGGTAGAGGTGCTGTTTATGTGGTGTACGGAGGTGCCAGCATTGCTTCTCGTTCTTTATCTGCCACCTCTGTTTATAAATTTGTGGGTGAAAATACGGGAGATAACGCTGGAGATGAGATTGCTTTTGCGGGAGATGTGAATGGTGACGGTTATGGAGAAATTTTGGTGGGCGCTCCACTAAATAGCGATGGTGGTTTGAATCAGACGGGTGCGGTCTATTTAGTGTATGGAACTTCAAGGCAAAATGCCACTCGAGTGACAAGTTTGGGTTCAAGCTCCATTGTAGAGATTATGGGAGTTGACCTGCAAGAACGCCTTGGTGAAGGTGATTTGGCAGGGTTGGGTGATTTAAATGGAGACGGCTATGGGGAGATTTTGCTCGGTAGCCGTAGTGTAGACTCCTCTGTTGGAACCAATGCGGGTGCTGCCTATCTTTTATATGGTCAAAGCGCTGCTTTTAGCGCAATGGCCACCACAGACCCTCTTTTCACTGCTTTCAATGGTGAGCTTACGGGTGACCAAGCGGGATCCAGCGTCTCTTTTGGAGGAACTTTGATCAATAACGATCTTTGTTTCATCGTTGGAGCACTAGCTAATGACGACTCAGGCTATAGCAATGCCGGCGCGGCTTATGTAATTTGGGCGGAGTAATTAAAAAATTAACTTATGAAATCTCAAGAATTCAATGACAGGCTTCGTGAAGGAGGTATACATCCGGATGAGAATCCAAAAACACTTACATGCACTTTAAGAAAACTGTTTTTCCCTCAAACTGATGATGAGAGGATTTTAAGATCTTTGTTATGTCCACAGGTATTTCCAACCAATAGTCCTTTTAACGATAATTTTGCTCAACATGGTTCACCTATTGCAACAGTTCGAACATTAATAAGTAGCGTGTCAGCTCTGAAGGGTAACAACCATGAAGACCAACCGTGTTATCGAGAAGGTATTCCAGAAAAATTGCTGAACCAACTTTATGCAGAGGGTATGGAAGCAGTTAAGCCTATCATAGAGAAACCCTTACAGGGAGATTGCCCTCCACCAACAGAAGAAGATTTAAAGAAGTTTTTAACTGCATTGCCAGAGAATGTTTATCAAAATCTTCAAAAGGGAGAAGCTTGGTTACTTTTTACCCCATTGGGACGAGGGGAAGAAATGCGGAAGAGACTATTTGGCTTTGCTGTAAATTGGTCTGTTCATCCAGAGCACAATAAAAGCTATATGGGGATCTTGGTACAGCGTTCCATGCTAGCTGGTTTAGATGAAGTTTCAACTTTGGTTGGTTTATCACCTTGGGGTCATTACGCTGCAATCCCAACGTGGGGGATTACTTGCATTCCAAAACCTAGACCTATGCCCGACCATTCTGGTGTTGCTGTCATTCAGAAGAGGTTTCTAGCTGAATCGATCACCAATCCACAGTCGGCCTGGGTGTGTTTGAACAGAATCATGCGTGAAATATATTCCAATAATGAGATAATAGATGCAAGAGTTCCCATGTATGTAGAACTAAAAACAGACTGTAGGTTAATCTTAACACGAAAAACGTTGTTCCATTATGAGCAGTATTGTCACGACAGATCGGGTCGCTGCTCGTCATCCTCTACTATGATTAACAAATGCGAAGATGATCATGTACCGTTGACTTTAATCCTCGAACGTCGCCCCTTGAATTCAAGTGACTTAGAAGAGGTAACGCAACTGCAAAGCAAAATAGATGAATTAAGAAACAGCCCAATCGTTCACCAACTTGGTTCAGTTGACACTCCGGAAGGGGAAATATCAGTGGTCAAACCAGTGGATCCAAGGGTTAAAGCAATAATAGACGACATGCAATCGGTACAATTTACTCGGGCAATACAGAGATTGGAAGCATTAAAAGCTCAGCATAGAGGATTCTTCTCAGCTTGTTTCGTTAAGTCAGAAAAGCCATTGACCACACCTGAAGCGGAAAATCCAGTTCATGCCATGGTCATTGAACGATTTGGTTGGACATCTCCTCGGGCTGAATTAAAAGCTTCTAGATCTTCAATTCCACGGATAAGAGAAAGCTTTCGAGGCAAGCTTTTATATTTCTTGCACACACATTTACCCTCTCCTGAGCGTCTTGATACAAGTCTCTCAAGGCGGTTGCTATCTGGTTCTTATGGAGCAGAGTGGGATCGAGTCGAGCCAAACAATCTGGCAACTCAAATCGTAGGACAAATTTCTGAGGGAAAACTGGGAGCGTCTCGCTTACATGTCTCGAATGGGCTGGGGGCCACAGCCCGTTCATTTAAGGCAAGACCGGCTTTCAATATTAGCTTGCGGCAAGCCTTCTTACTTGGGGGTTCCTCTTGAGAATGATGATATCCTTAAGTTCGGATGGGGCTCCTTTGGCGTTGATCCAATAAGTGCATTGTCTGAGTTTGGGTTCACTATACCTGATTGGCATCAATATTTGAAGCCTGCTGTCTATTTCAACATGCTAACACCTGCTATAGACCCCCTTGGGCGACGGGAGGCAATTTATTGTTCAGAGAGAGAAAGCCTAGTAGTGTATCCTTATACTAATCTAACAGATCCGTGCGTGAGATTGGTGTATGGTGCAGAGCTAGTAGACAAATCTATTCTCAGTTATAAGAGGATGAATAGTCAATTGGTGGAGTCTTACCGACCTTTATTATCAATTCCCTTGAGAGACATGCCCTCGGTGAGTGTGCATGTAGAAACCAATTCAAGCTTAAGAGATGAAATAAAACTACCCTTACCTCTTACTTGTGCAGTCAGGTAAAAAACAGTGGATAGCAACTGAGCTTGGACGCATTTTCTTAAAGTCGCAAAAAATCATCAATTTCCCCCATTACTTTGCGCAATGCAGCAGTGAATGTTGGCAAATATTGTTCAACCGTTTCTAGTAAAGCTTCGAACCTTGTAGGCGTGAGTTGTTCAGGAAGGAGTGGAGCCCCATGGAGACTCGGCTGAGAAGGTTCAGGATCATCTGTAAGAGATGCAGGGTTTGAAGGGGGTTGAGGATTAGAGGTGCGGTCAGCACAGTTTTTTCTGATTCTCATAAGTTCTATGGCATCGGTATCTCCTGCTGTTGCTAATTTTTCCACCGTATCCAGTGAGAGAACATTATCTCCAGGGACTTCCTCTTCTAGCAATGCGTATGCTCCGGCTAGGTTAAATAAATTTGGTGAAACCGCTGTGATAGGTGGGGGAGTTCTTCCTCTTAAATTTGTAGTCTTGGGAGCCGGAGCTTTTAACGACATCACTAGAGTAGGCTCATCAGGTCCCACTACACCTCTCCCTAGTAGACCTTCATCCCCTTCCAAACCTCCAAAGACACCTGTTTCTTCACTATCTCCTTCCGCTTCTATTAAAGCAGTAGCCAATCTATTTCGCGTATTTTCAAAACTCAAATATCTTTCAGTAGGAGATAAAGACTCCTTACCTTCCCTCAGTCTTATTTCATTGATTTGAGCGTAAATCATTCCTAAAGTTACTCCTTGTATCGAAGGATCTTTTGCCATCTTCTCTGCCAGCTCCTCCAAAGCAGCCTCAACTGCATCACGAGACGCGCCCAAAATTTTCGCATAAACCAAAAGATCATCCGGTCTTTCACCCTGACCCCTCCCACCGTCCTCAACATGACTATCCAAAGCAGATGCCATACACAAACGGTTAGCTTATCCTTGAGTATAGAACAACCGAACCACATGTCAAATTTTTCTTCGCAGGTGCTTTCTCCGCAGAACTAATACCCTTTTGAACTGCCTCTAAAAATCCCAATAACCGAAATCAAAGCGGCCAAGGTGGCTACCAAGAATACGACGGAAAGCACAGATTCCGAAACAGGCCATTCATAAAGACGGGCCAAATCGTAGTAAACGTAAATGCCAAAGGTGAGGGCAAGGCCCATCATGTAAAAGCGTCCGCGCACAGCAATGAAGAGCGCCAAAATAGCGATGACAAGCTCCAAAACAATGGAGAGGATGGGTATAGTATTCATTTTTATGAGTGGACTAGAGTATTATATCAAAGTGAAAAAGTGAAACAATTAGATTTTAACCCTCTCACGTATGGCAGAACTCAAAACTAAAAAGACCAAGGCAAGTGTCTCTGCATTTTTGGCTGCAGTGGAAGATGAGAAAAAACGTAAAGACTGCCAAGAACTAGCGAAAATTTTCGAAGAAATAACAGAGGAAAAACCGGCCATGTGGGGGGACAGCATTGTGGGCTTTGGTTCTTACCATTACAAATCTGAACGAAGCAAGCAAGAAGGGGACTGGCCACTGACGGGATTCTCCCCTAGAAAGAAAAACATCACCCTCTACATCATGTGCGGGTTCAAAGACCAAGAAAAGTTTTTGAAAAAAATAGGAAAACACAAAGTGAGTGGCGGGTCCTGCCTTTACATCAAACATTTATCGGACATTGATCTGGGAATATTAAAGGAACTTATCAAAGCTTCCTTAAAAGTCATGAAGGAAAGATATAAACTTGCTGTATTATAAAACCCATGGACAATACAAGAATTTTCGCCATTTCCTTTGCCAGCGTTTATCCGCTTTATGTTAAAAAGGCAGAGAAAAAAGGCCGCTCAAAGGCAGAGGTGGACGCCATCATTTGCTGGTTGACGGGCTACAATGAGCAAGAACTGGAGCAGCAAATCAACAAAGCGCTTGATTTCAAAACCTTTTTTGCAGAGGCACCGCAGATCCATCCCAACGCCTCAAAAATCACAGGGGTTATTTGCGGTTGGCGTGTGGAAGAAATGAAGGATAAACTCATGCAAAAAATCCGCTATTTGGACAAATTGATCGATGAATTGGCCAAAGGGAAGGCCATGGAAAAGATTTTGAGGAAATAGAGCGAGTCAATTTTTCAGAATGCGATTTAAACCCAAAGCCAGAAGATAGGGAAGCACTAAAAGGATCCCAAAGGCACTCAGCCAAGTCCAAATCGTAAGAATGGGGCCGTAGTAAGGGTCCCCGGGGAAAAGGAATTTTCCGTCTTCATCAATCAAAGCGCACAGAGAAAAATAGTATCCTTGAGTGGAGTCCCAAATAAAAGTTTCACAAGGGAAGATTTGCAAATGGGTAAGGCTCAATACAAGGAGAAAGGCAAGAACCAAAGGGATGAAAAACTTAAAAACGCGTTTTTTCATAAAAATTCTGAATTAAAGCTTAGAAGAACAGCATAAAATTCCTCGTCGCTGGCTTCCTCTCCCTCCAGACAAGCATTGGGATGCGTTTTCCAATAAGGAGAATTTTTCATATTTTTTCGAGTCAGACGTTCACCCATGGCTCGATCGCTCACTCCTTCAATCGTCATGAAAAATTGAATGCCACCTTCAAAGATTTCGGCACAGTCTTTGATTTTGCCGTCACTGCCTAAACAGTACTGGCAAACCTGACCGAACTCAGTAGCGGTGCCAAAACCGTGCGCCTCATCCAGAGGCATGGAACAGGAAGCACAAGTGTTCATAAGTAGAGTAATTTAAACCTGATGATTCACAAAACTCTGGAACCCTCCATACGCCATGCGATTCATGTCCATCGGCATTTCCATGTCTTTGTATTGCTCCGGACTCATTTCAGGATCGGCCATCACTTTGGCGTTCACTTCATCACGATGTTCGCGTGACTTGAAAATGATAAATGAAAACACAGGCACTTCCTCTACACTTGTTTTGAGCATTTCAGGAAAAGTCATCATCTTGCCCATGTCTGGATGGTCTTCAGGCATCTCCATCTGAGGAGGCGTCATGTCCTCACCCACGCATTCATAATACGCCAGAGCGCCATGCTTCATCCAAATCTTTCCACCGAGGGAAGCCATTTGTTTATAAGCATCGAGTTTATCCTTTTTAATAGCCAAGACAAAGCCATCAACGTAGGGTGCCATAGAAAAAATAAAGAATACTAGCCCCATGCTATACTGAACTCACAAATTCGTAAACCAACTTCGCATAGATTGGGGATTACTCTCCAAAGCTATTGGCTGGCCACTCGGGTCTAGGAGCTGTTAACATAAATAGAGGAGTGGTGTAGAGTGAAGTTACTCTAACCCTAACGCCATGTACCAGATGCTAACGGATGAACAGTTCAAACTGATCCAGCCTTATTTTCCAAAGCCCAGAAAGCCTGAAAAGATTCCACTGAAACGTTGCATGGATGCCATTTGTTATGTACTTAAAACAGGGTGCGCATGGAGACAAATGCCCTACGATTACAGAGAAAAAGAGAATGACTGGCACACGATTTATACAAGATACAAACGGTGGAGCGAATCTGGACTTTTTGGACAAATGCTTAGAGCACTTGAAGTAGCAGATGTACTTCAAGTGCGAATAGCTTTCCTGGACAGTACAACAAATAGAGCGCACCACAGTGCAGCGGGAGCCATGAAAAAGGGGCCACAAGCGTTAGGCCGAAGTAGAGGTGGGTACACTACAAAAATTCACATGATTGCTGGAGATCCAGATCATGGGATGCACTTTGTTTTAACAGGTGGTGAAGTGAGCGATGTGAAAGTTGGAAAACAAATTTTGAGAGATTATTCGTTTCCAAAAACAGTAGATCATTTGGCTATGGACAAAGGTTATTCATGCTACAAAGTTCTGGAGCTGTGCAAAGAAAAAGGCATAACTCCAGTCGTTCCTCCAAAGGCAAAAATGAAATTTCCGTGGGAATACAACAAGAACATTTATGCCTACCGCAACGAGATTGAACGCCTATTTCACCGAATGAAAAATTACAGAAGAATTTCAACTCGCTATGACAAATTAGACCTGATGTATGCCTCCTTTATCTCCCTCTGCCTTGTGGCACTTTTACTCAAAGTCTTATGTTAACAGCTCCTAGTACCCTTTGGCCTGTTTCATTGTAGTGCCTCTTGTCGTGAGACACAATTGTGGTGTTTCAGGCTAAATGAGACATTTGAGGCAGTATAAAAAGGAGATGGATTATTGATGAATCGAAGTGGTGGAATTATTTTTCATGTGCTAAACTGAGCCAACTCTTTGCCCCCTAAATGAACATAATAACTTTTCTTCGCTCTTTCAGGATAGGGCCATTCGCGATTTTTGATTTTGCTCTTACGTACTTAATAGCCTATGCAGTCGGTCCATATTTGAAAAAAATTGGAATTCCTCTTTCTCGTGAGCAATTCATGTATTTGATATTACCGATAAGCCTTATTGTTCATTACGTTTTTAAGCAGGAGACCCCTTTAACCCAAATGGTGCTTATGCCAAATGATTATTTCATTTGGAAAGGGGTTATCGTTCTTATGATAGTAATGGCTATTGTAAGACGAAAAAAGTAACAGATATATTTTAAATTTAAAACGCTATGGGAAAAACCATTAAACTAATTGCGTCAATACTCCTCTGCGAAACGGCTGGAATTATAGGTGTTGGATTTACAACGTCAGCTATTCCAACTTGGTACGACGCCCTCAATAAACCCTCTTTTAATCCACCATCGTGGATATTTGGTCCGGTATGGACGGCGCTCTATTTCTTTATGGGTCTGTCTCTATTCTTAGTATGGATTAACCCTTCTAAGACAAAACAAAAAGCTTTCCTCTTCTTCTTTATCCAACTTTTACTGAATGCAATATGGTCTCCGGTTTTCTTTGGCTTGCGATCCACTTCCATGGGTTTGATCGTCATTATTTTTCTATGGATTTTCATCCT belongs to Candidatus Peregrinibacteria bacterium and includes:
- a CDS encoding GatB/YqeY domain-containing protein, with the translated sequence MNLTELQENLKQAMLAKDELKTSVLRMLKAEIMKIQTDGSGTEITEEIIQNTLQKLVKQRKDAAQQFKDGGRPELAEKEEAEIALLQAYLPEQMSEDAIRAEVKATKEALGITDKSGLGKLMGALMGKLKGKADGGLIKKIVEEEL
- a CDS encoding DsbA family protein yields the protein MASKSNNTQTLVIGLSFLAVGLILGLMLANKVVVDSQSTESNETVNVEQLETVSVSEDDDASIGSDDAPVTIIEFSDFQCYWCGRFHADTLPSLLKNYVDAGIVRLVIRDFPAGSHPEAKLAAQSAECVRAYTMEEDPDLAYFEMHDLLFNNQTAWSGKSDAKEQLIALAKDNLDVDIKNCLDTEEMQAEVEADYVAGRSYGIGGTPTFFVNGKKLVGAWPYETFETVIKALR
- the obgE gene encoding GTPase ObgE, with amino-acid sequence MFFDEVSLELEGGKGGNGALFFHREKYVEAGGPDGGDGGNGGSLVLEADENYNTLQHFMGKKHYKAHNGENGFKNDMAGHAGEDLVLKVPVGTLVHDKESDEVIADLDKNGLKLKVAAGGRGGYGNGHFGSSTRQAPMFAELGDIGEFRSVRLELRLVADVGLVGFPSAGKSTLISHVSAAKPKVAAYPFTTLIPNLGVVHLSQFGGSEQQSFVIADMPGIIEGASEGKGLGDAFLKHISRTATLVFVLDPFCYENLTLIQQFEILQKELKAHNPALLKKDYFVVMNKIDSIPEADREALKKEFLKAYPKLKSKFRLISGVSGEGLEKFIFELEKTVSETREKNETPRTVNEDFMEYVPTRFVDENNFDVEAMYEVDALTFEEPVLGQILDAETLPKRNLYKVTGKRIEQISRMTSPEYPDAIMRVADVLKKMGIHKMLIRKGAMNGDFVKIGPRFYEFHEL
- a CDS encoding aminoacyl-tRNA hydrolase yields the protein MKVICGLGNPGEKYEKTRHNVGFRALDAFAQKNEFPPFELRGKAWISEKGQGFKKVLLLKPVTFMNLSGEAVQEVLQFYKLEPKNLLVVYDDVDLPLGTLRYREKGSAGTHNGMKSLIQNLATLDFPRLRIGIESRGQSAPEQMPLDAFVLAPFTEEEESVLKNEIPKVCLQMEEWLVK
- the rplU gene encoding 50S ribosomal protein L21, producing MFAVVYFGGKQYKVREKDELEVEKLDLEAGKNFKINEVLLMAEEDGSEVKLGMPFVVGAHVECQVVEQGLGEKIRVFKMKAKKRYHKTQGHRQAFTAIKVLKISAVERKTSVPAKEEEDKEVKAEPKAEKVEKKTVAKKPAAKKTAKKD
- a CDS encoding DEAD/DEAH box helicase produces the protein METNTESNSSFEHLGLHPKLLDALQRLKLSTPTPIQHQAIPVATAGKDMIGIAQTGTGKTFAFGLPMLQRLMGGTGFQGLILVPTRELAIQVEEGLLKVAGHLGLCTALLIGGAPIFKQKRQLKARVNVIIATPGRLIDHLKQKNLNLAKVSILVLDEADRMLDMGFEPQIREILKQVPQERQTMMFSATMPANLTQMAHSYMKSPLRIELAPAGTASEQVEQAFLVLPKEEKIKELRALLTTFKETVLVFTRTKHGASKLTRALQDAGFTAAEIHSDRTLGQRRKALEGFKTGYYRILVATDIAARGIDVKEIGMVVNFDLPENAEDYVHRIGRTGRAGHEGVALSFATPDQRKDLELIQRLIRKELDVHFRVPFEAHAPRSRGAKFRRNPRGGYSAGTSSRPSRSRGASHHRRRR